From the genome of Miscanthus floridulus cultivar M001 chromosome 10, ASM1932011v1, whole genome shotgun sequence, one region includes:
- the LOC136490130 gene encoding uncharacterized protein — protein sequence MSFEAAVQWWEDWQLRLLVLASLFFQYFLFAAAIVRKLRVPHWFRALIWLAYQGSDVVAVYALATLFNQHKEEALARYHLDTLWAPVLLLHLGGQDGITAYSIEDNENWRRYLLLAVCQITVAIYVFRKSWWSGDMILLRAAILLFVPGILKCLEKPWALKNATVTSIMNSSDPRLDRTLEEDDRVQKDIYSQEDYVQAAAECVATLESKPEVLFEDEVADQPYHLLVDLGHPYSVRLSNLRLVAPRTARAEVHGLVRSSLSKAFDRLYTKHKASFGGLLRAAVVLLTFVDIGLFQRSHRGVYDRADVVVTYVLLCCTAALEFVSACLVLGSGLPKPDDQLAQYNLVGYLARGEKHPRFSALARLLGARLQLDRLWCTAPPEPSLGITRLVYDHVAAGWKDYIRKSLYECDAATGGWKRKTTLTDGVRAYRLFNDSRGQRTLEREGCVGRSAIEESLRMPFNESVVLWHLATEFCYFDHVDTGNDATRHSRMVSNYMAYLLFVEPEMLIPGARSKLFRATYHELRKMLKPPPEDEEAIELEPTEKKAPPPRAKNEMVRKVIQKVKSTISLGSEDLVHKAWAVAHELMEFAEEKKREFIDEQKVREDKRKEVMRVLLCAKKKADEFIDVKNKKRDEVSNKLMEVMDSAKKADEFIIKSNKAEEAMEGKSILVEVMKEAKETAELFIKEKQTKDQERITELLQCAKNKAEEFIKIEEEKTKAEVVSCIRTEQEEEEKVVTVKEFSKNAGEVIQLLMDGRTEAKVKAKEFINGANKFINEEKKKKQTNEEEKITYLLESAKKAAEEFVNNEEKMAAEATWKEEEKSVLAAKEFSKQAGEAIKLVDEENQKLAELVDRNLITKNEELLMIRAREHADDKMWAVIQGVWVEMLCFSAGRCRGYLHAKSLGNGGEYLSYVWLLLSYMGMETMPEKMQRPEPPTVGDTGDLVKAPDEEMEEEPAQVRRRRRRTAAPTPQPRHDAGAAQEQQRLVATPMPAISPTAVVPVGDDIV from the exons ATGAGCTTCGAAGCAGCCGTGCAATGGTGGGAGGACTGGCAGCTGCGGCTGCTTGTCCTGGCCAGCCTCTTCTTCCAGTACTTCCTCttcgccgccgccatcgtccGCAAGCTCCGCGTCCCGCACTGGTTCAGGGCCCTCATCTGGCTGGCCTACCAGGGCAGCGACGTCGTGGCGGTCTACGCCCTGGCCACCCTCTTCAACCAGCACAAGGAGGAGGCGCTGGCCAGGTACCACCTGGACACGCTGTGGGCGCccgtcctgctgctgcacctcggcGGCCAGGACGGCATTACAGCCTACAGCATCGAGGACAACGAGAACTGGAGACGCTACCTTTTGCTTGCGGTGTGTCAG ATCACCGTAGCCATCTACGTTTTCCGCAAGTCATGGTGGTCAGGCGACATGATCCTGCTGCGAGCAGCGATCCTGCTCTTCGTCCCCGGGATCCTCAAGTGCCTGGAGAAGCCATGGGCTCTCAAGAACGCGACGGTGACGAGCATCATGAACTCCTCCGATCCACGGCTGGACCGAACGCTCGAGGAAGACGACAGGGTGCAGAAGGACATCTACTCGCAGGAGGACTACGTGCAGGCCGCAGCCGAGTGCGTCGCCACGTTGGAGTCCAAgcctgaggtgctcttcgagGACGAGGTGGCCGACCAGCCGTACCACCTCCTCGTGGACCTCGGCCACCCCTACTCCGTCCGGCTCAGCAACCTGCGGCTCGTGGCGCCGCGCACCGCGCGAGCCGAAGTGCACGGCCTGGTGCGCTCGTCGCTCTCCAAGGCGTTTGACCGCCTCTACACCAAGCACAAGGCGAGCTTCGGCGGCCTGCTGCGCGCCGCCGTGGTGCTGCTGACGTTCGTGGACATCGGGCTGTTCCAGAGGAGCCACCGTGGCGTGTACGACCGCGCCGACGTCGTCGTCACCTACGTCCTGCTCTGCTGCACCGCCGCGCTGGAGTTCGTCTCGGCGTGCCTGGTGCTGGGGTCGGGCCTGCCAAAGCCCGACGACCAGCTCGCGCAGTACAACCTCGTCGGCTACCTCGCCCGCGGCGAGAAGCACCCGCGGTTCTCGGCGCTGGCGCGCCTTCTGGGGGCCAGGCTCCAGCTGGATCGGCTCTGGTGCACGGCGCCGCCCGAGCCGTCCCTCGGCATCACCAGGCTCGTCTACGACCACGTCGCCGCTGGGTGGAAGGATTACATAAGGAAGTCTTTGTACGAATGCGACGCCGCCACCGGCGGATGGAAGCGGAAGACAACTCTAACTGACGGTGTGAGAGCCTACCGGCTGTTCAACGACAGCCGCGGCCAGCGGACACTGGAGAGGGAGGGATGCGTCGGCCGGAGCGCCATCGAGGAGAGCCTGCGGATGCCCTTCAACGAGAGCGTCGTGCTCTGGCACCTCGCCACGGAGTTCTGCTACTTCGACCACGTGGACACCGGCAACGACGCCACCCGCCACAGCAGGATGGTGTCCAACTACATGGCGTACCTGCTGTTCGTCGAGCCGGAGATGCTGATCCCCGGCGCCAGGAGCAAGCTCTTCAGGGCAACCTACCACGAGCTCAGGAAAATGCTCAAGCCGCCGCCGGAGGATGAGGAAGCGATAGAGCTCGAGCCAACGGAGAAGAAGGCGCCTCCACCAAGGGCCAAGAACGAGATGGTGCGGAAGGTGATCCAGAAGGTGAAGAGCACCATCAGTCTCGGTTCCGAAGATCTTGTCCATAAAGCCTGGGCGGTCGCCCACGAGCTCATGGAATTTGCCGAGGAGAAGAAACGGGAGTTCATCGATGAGCAGAAGGTGAGGGAGGACAAGAGGAAGGAGGTCATGAGGGTCCTGCTCTGTGCCAAGAAGAAGGCAGACGAATTCATCGACGTCAAAAACAAGAAGAGAGACGAAGTTTCGAACAAGCTCATGGAGGTCATGGATTCTGCCAAGAAGGCAGACGAATTCATCATCAAAAGTAACAAGGCAGAGGAAGCGATGGAGGGCAAGTCGATTCTCGTGGAGGTCATGAAGGAGGCCAAGGAGACGGCAGAGTTGTTTATCAAAGAGAAGCAAACCAAGGACCAGGAGAGGATCACGGAGCTCCTGCAATGTGCCAAGAACAAGGCAGAGGAGTTCATCAAGATCGAGGAAGAGAAAACCAAGGCGGAGGTCGTGAGTTGCATCCGCACCGAGcaagaggaagaggagaaggtgGTCACGGTCAAGGAATTCTCCAAGAATGCAGGGGAGGTCATCCAGCTGCTCATGGATGGCAGGACAGAGGCCAAGGTGAAGGCAAAGGAGTTTATCAACGGGGCAAACAAGTTCATCAACGAGGAGAAAAAGAAGAAGCAAACCAACGAGGAGGAGAAGATCACGTACCTCTTGGAATCTGCCAAGAAGGCGGCAGAGGAGTTCGTCAACAACGAGGAAAAGATGGCGGCGGAGGCAACATGGAAGGAAGAGGAGAAGTCGGTGCTCGCGGCCAAGGAATTCTCCAAGCAAGCAGGGGAGGCCATCAAGCTGGTGGACGAGGAGAATCAGAAGCTCGCGGAGCTCGTGGATAGGAATCTTATAACCAAGAATGAGGAGCTGCTCATGATTCGAGCAAGAGAGCACGCAGATGACAAGATGTGGGCGGTGATCCAGGGAGTGTGGGTGGAGATGCTCTGCTTCTCCGCCGGCAGGTGCCGCGGGTACCTGCACGCCAAGAGCCTGGGCAACGGCGGCGAGTACCTCTCCTACGTCTGGCTCCTCCTGTCCTACATGGGGATGGAGACCATGCCGGAGAAGATGCAGAGGCCGGAGCCGCCCACGGTTGGGGACACCGGAGATCTGGTAAAGGCACCGGATGAGGAGATGGAAGAAGAACCGGCACaggtaagaagaagaagaagaagaaccgcCGCCCCAACGCCACAGCCAAGACACGACGCCGGAGCGGCACAGGAACAGCAGCGTCTGGTGGCGACGCCCATGCCAGCGATATCGCCCACTGCGGTGGTGCCCGTCGGTGATGACATCGTTTGA
- the LOC136490129 gene encoding myosin-binding protein 7-like isoform X1 → MAGEDPVDACPLCGGAGPPSRVALAKRAPPADATAVAVSSASVTASGGDEASALREALARQRRGVADLQAELEAERGAAAGAASEAMSMILRLQRDKSEAMMEARQYRRYAEERFAHDAAEVGALHDALDRRDAAVRAVAARLRACQARLLHLGFPSSPSPTPASLPASPTAADLPCSDNSDSDDGDGYRSVQCLDHPADVGTPRTHHLLNRIPSPDGSDKAVVMFGSPRRRCSSRHARTFSAGDGVPYDCRIALADEFPLFTDRDAPDQDDDEEADRVYTVDAVHGVPVMAPEDCCYFGTTTREGARAGAGGWAEEDEIQKLKARLQALEADRESMRHAILSMGDEKAQVVLLREIAQQLCRDAAPFPVVPLKVQPRPQPVVMAQRKVVKRQSSFAKVFIETVIKRAPVLCGVWGRVSVASLTLACATRGDRDSNPGPSGHMRYINMEKNLRCRLYEVTNYCYLTTSVAPYPKCSSFVVHSPSTSALYSASYLN, encoded by the exons ATGGCAGGGGAGGACCCCGTTGACGCGTGCCCGCTCTGCGGCGGCGCCGGGCCCCCTTCGCGCGTCGCCCTCGCCAAGCGGGCCCCGCCCGCCGACGCCACCGCGGTGGCGGTGTCCTCCGCCTCGGTAACCGCGTCTGGCGGCGACGAGGCGTCCGCGCTCCGCGAGGCGCTAGCGCGGCAGCGGCGAGGGGTGGCGGACCTGCAGGCGGAGCTGGAGGCGGAGCGGGGCGCGGCCGCGGGCGCCGCCAGCGAGGCCATGTCCATGATCCTGCGCCTGCAGCGGGACAAGTCGGAGGCCATGATGGAGGCGCGCCAGTACCGGCGGTACGCGGAGGAGCGGTTCGCGCACGACGCCGCCGAGGTGGGCGCCCTGCACGACGCGCTCGACCGGCGCGACGCCGCCGTTAGGGCTGTCGCCGCCAGGCTCAGGGCGTGCCAGGCGCGCCTGCTCCACCTCGGCTTCCCTTCTTCCCCGTCCCCGACCCCGGCCTCGCTCCCAGCCTCCCCGACTGCGGCCGACCTCCCCTGCTCCGAcaactccgactccgacgacggcGACGGTTACCGTTCCGTCCAGTGCCTCGACCACCCCGCCGACGTGGGCACCCCGCGCACCCACCACCTGCTCAACAGAATTCCCAGCCCGGACGGCTCCGACAAGGCGGTCGTCATGTTCGGCTCCCCGCGGCGCCGCTGCTCCTCGCGCCACGCCCGCACGTTCTCCGCCGGCGATGGCGTCCCGTACGACTGCCGGATCGCGTTGGCCGACGAGTTCCCTCTCTTCACGGACCGGGACGCGCCGGAccaggacgacgacgaggaggctgACCGGGTGTACACGGTGGACGCGGTGCATGGCGTGCCCGTGATGGCGCCCGAGGACTGCTGCTACTTTGGGACGACGACGAGGGAGGGCGCTCGTGCTGGAGCTGGGGGCTGGGCAGAGGAGGACGAGATACAGAAGCTCAAGGCCAGATTGCAGGCGTTGGAGGCAGATCGGGAGTCCATGCGCCATGCCATCTTGTCCATGGGAGATGAGAAGGCGCAGGTTGTTCTGCTCAGGGAGATCGCTCAGCAACTCTGCAGGGATGCGGCGCCATTCCCGGTTGTTCCGCTCAAGGTGCAGCCAAGGCCACAACCAGTTGTGATGGCACAGAGGAAGGTGGTGAAGAGGCAGTCATCCTTCGCTAAGGTCTTCATTGAAACTGTGATCAAG agagctcccgttctgtgcggggtctggggaagggtgtctgtggcaagccttaccctcgcctgtgcaacgcgaggagaccgcgactcgaacccgggaccttccggtcacatgcGGTATATAAATATGGAAAAAAACTTACGCTGTCGACTTTACGAGGTTACTAATTACTGTTATTTGACTACATCTGTTGCACCCTATCCCAAGTGTTCATCCTTTGTTGTGCACTCTCCCAGTACTTCAGCATTGTATAGTGCATCGTACCTTAACTAG
- the LOC136490129 gene encoding myosin-binding protein 7-like isoform X2: protein MAGEDPVDACPLCGGAGPPSRVALAKRAPPADATAVAVSSASVTASGGDEASALREALARQRRGVADLQAELEAERGAAAGAASEAMSMILRLQRDKSEAMMEARQYRRYAEERFAHDAAEVGALHDALDRRDAAVRAVAARLRACQARLLHLGFPSSPSPTPASLPASPTAADLPCSDNSDSDDGDGYRSVQCLDHPADVGTPRTHHLLNRIPSPDGSDKAVVMFGSPRRRCSSRHARTFSAGDGVPYDCRIALADEFPLFTDRDAPDQDDDEEADRVYTVDAVHGVPVMAPEDCCYFGTTTREGARAGAGGWAEEDEIQKLKARLQALEADRESMRHAILSMGDEKAQVVLLREIAQQLCRDAAPFPVVPLKVQPRPQPVVMAQRKVVKRQSSFAKVFIETVIKWVVSIFCWRRKSSRIRYPIGMCGSNVGLMLVLDRFSKQRQKKIPKRKLSASTL, encoded by the exons ATGGCAGGGGAGGACCCCGTTGACGCGTGCCCGCTCTGCGGCGGCGCCGGGCCCCCTTCGCGCGTCGCCCTCGCCAAGCGGGCCCCGCCCGCCGACGCCACCGCGGTGGCGGTGTCCTCCGCCTCGGTAACCGCGTCTGGCGGCGACGAGGCGTCCGCGCTCCGCGAGGCGCTAGCGCGGCAGCGGCGAGGGGTGGCGGACCTGCAGGCGGAGCTGGAGGCGGAGCGGGGCGCGGCCGCGGGCGCCGCCAGCGAGGCCATGTCCATGATCCTGCGCCTGCAGCGGGACAAGTCGGAGGCCATGATGGAGGCGCGCCAGTACCGGCGGTACGCGGAGGAGCGGTTCGCGCACGACGCCGCCGAGGTGGGCGCCCTGCACGACGCGCTCGACCGGCGCGACGCCGCCGTTAGGGCTGTCGCCGCCAGGCTCAGGGCGTGCCAGGCGCGCCTGCTCCACCTCGGCTTCCCTTCTTCCCCGTCCCCGACCCCGGCCTCGCTCCCAGCCTCCCCGACTGCGGCCGACCTCCCCTGCTCCGAcaactccgactccgacgacggcGACGGTTACCGTTCCGTCCAGTGCCTCGACCACCCCGCCGACGTGGGCACCCCGCGCACCCACCACCTGCTCAACAGAATTCCCAGCCCGGACGGCTCCGACAAGGCGGTCGTCATGTTCGGCTCCCCGCGGCGCCGCTGCTCCTCGCGCCACGCCCGCACGTTCTCCGCCGGCGATGGCGTCCCGTACGACTGCCGGATCGCGTTGGCCGACGAGTTCCCTCTCTTCACGGACCGGGACGCGCCGGAccaggacgacgacgaggaggctgACCGGGTGTACACGGTGGACGCGGTGCATGGCGTGCCCGTGATGGCGCCCGAGGACTGCTGCTACTTTGGGACGACGACGAGGGAGGGCGCTCGTGCTGGAGCTGGGGGCTGGGCAGAGGAGGACGAGATACAGAAGCTCAAGGCCAGATTGCAGGCGTTGGAGGCAGATCGGGAGTCCATGCGCCATGCCATCTTGTCCATGGGAGATGAGAAGGCGCAGGTTGTTCTGCTCAGGGAGATCGCTCAGCAACTCTGCAGGGATGCGGCGCCATTCCCGGTTGTTCCGCTCAAGGTGCAGCCAAGGCCACAACCAGTTGTGATGGCACAGAGGAAGGTGGTGAAGAGGCAGTCATCCTTCGCTAAGGTCTTCATTGAAACTGTGATCAAG TGGGTCGTGTCTATCTTTTGCTGGCGAAGGAAATCAAGTCGCATCAG GTATCCCATCGGGATGTGTGGGAGCAATGTCGGATTGATGCTGGTACTGGATAGGTTCTCCAAACAGAGGCAAAAGAAGATTCCTAAAAGGAAGCTAAGTGCCTCCACTCTCTGA